In a single window of the Pseudodesulfovibrio profundus genome:
- the hpsH gene encoding (2S)-3-sulfopropanediol dehydratase activating enzyme yields MSSLIDKKTTGIVFSIQKYSVHDGPGIRTIVFLKGCPLRCKWCSNPESQLLKPELAYNRNKCLGLEKCIRCTEVCTAGAITQGEDGKIDINRDVCSSGLHCADACPAGALIVYGDEITVDDALKRVEEDEMFYARSGGGLTLSGGEPFQQPEFATALLREARLRHLDTAVETCGAAKYEEFREALPYINTLMYDIKSMDSDKHKEFTAQPNDRILENLKRIREEFPTLNIRVRTPIIPGFNDTEADVTAIIKFLEELPGDKVEYEILEYHRMGQPKYESTGREYPLPADLKLDPEVFDGLKRLVDTYNS; encoded by the coding sequence ATGAGCTCCCTTATCGATAAGAAAACGACCGGCATCGTCTTTTCCATTCAGAAGTACTCCGTTCATGACGGCCCCGGTATCCGTACCATCGTCTTTCTCAAGGGGTGTCCTCTGCGCTGCAAGTGGTGCAGCAATCCTGAATCCCAGTTGCTCAAGCCGGAGCTCGCATACAACCGCAACAAATGCCTCGGACTGGAAAAATGTATTCGCTGTACCGAAGTCTGCACTGCGGGGGCCATCACGCAGGGGGAAGACGGGAAAATCGATATCAACCGTGATGTCTGCTCAAGCGGTCTGCACTGTGCTGATGCGTGTCCAGCCGGTGCGTTGATTGTGTACGGCGATGAAATCACGGTCGATGACGCGCTGAAGCGTGTGGAAGAGGATGAAATGTTCTACGCCAGGTCTGGCGGCGGGTTGACCCTGTCGGGCGGCGAGCCGTTTCAGCAGCCCGAATTCGCAACAGCACTGCTGCGTGAAGCGCGGCTCCGTCATCTGGATACCGCAGTGGAAACGTGCGGAGCGGCCAAGTATGAAGAGTTTCGCGAAGCGCTGCCATACATCAACACGCTGATGTATGACATCAAGTCCATGGACAGCGACAAGCACAAGGAATTCACTGCCCAGCCCAATGATCGGATTCTGGAGAACCTCAAGCGGATTCGCGAGGAGTTCCCGACGCTGAACATTCGCGTACGCACGCCCATCATTCCCGGTTTCAACGATACCGAAGCTGACGTCACTGCCATCATCAAATTTCTTGAAGAGCTGCCCGGAGACAAGGTGGAATACGAGATTCTCGAATATCACCGGATGGGCCAGCCCAAATATGAGAGCACGGGCCGCGAATACCCGCTGCCTGCCGACCTCAAGCTCGATCCAGAGGTCTTTGACGGCCTCAAACGTCTGGTCGATACCTATAATAGCTAG
- a CDS encoding c-type cytochrome, with the protein MKPIGKCILVIALSTLFALPIPMTAYSSEGHSHEEPQTDMDGFFKGASLENGSRIYFVGRTISGKPVERTGGPHWLYMHGGGCANCHGDNGQGGIVPMMCAKSSPPITMKALTSGTHKHNGTEEHHTPYTIETIRQALEKSVNPDLKPFSPCMPQWFLSDTDFRDLLYKLKELDK; encoded by the coding sequence ATGAAACCAATTGGCAAATGTATTCTCGTCATTGCCCTCAGTACGCTCTTTGCCCTTCCGATTCCCATGACGGCCTATTCCAGTGAAGGTCACTCTCATGAAGAACCCCAGACAGACATGGACGGATTCTTCAAAGGGGCTTCGCTGGAAAATGGTTCCAGAATCTACTTTGTGGGCCGCACCATTTCAGGCAAGCCGGTCGAGAGAACCGGCGGCCCGCACTGGCTGTACATGCACGGCGGCGGGTGTGCCAATTGTCATGGCGACAACGGTCAGGGCGGAATCGTTCCAATGATGTGCGCCAAGAGTTCACCGCCCATTACCATGAAAGCATTAACCAGCGGCACCCACAAACACAACGGCACCGAAGAGCACCACACACCTTACACGATCGAAACCATCAGGCAGGCTCTTGAGAAATCCGTCAACCCTGACCTCAAGCCATTCAGCCCGTGCATGCCGCAGTGGTTCCTTTCCGATACGGATTTTCGCGACCTCCTCTACAAGCTGAAGGAACTCGACAAGTAG
- a CDS encoding SHOCT domain-containing protein, which produces MKKMKVALSGLALTMVSLLAACGQQMGPRQQHGYMMNMPFGGLIMIMVLVAIVVFIVLILKGVLKGDPSSQSPEDIIKRLYASGEINKEEYDQLKKDLSDE; this is translated from the coding sequence ATGAAGAAGATGAAAGTCGCGCTGTCCGGATTAGCCCTGACAATGGTATCCTTGCTGGCTGCATGCGGCCAGCAGATGGGACCGAGGCAACAGCATGGATACATGATGAACATGCCATTTGGCGGATTGATCATGATCATGGTTCTGGTTGCGATTGTCGTTTTCATTGTCTTGATTCTCAAGGGAGTCCTCAAAGGAGACCCGAGCAGTCAATCGCCGGAGGATATCATCAAAAGGCTATATGCCAGCGGGGAAATCAACAAGGAAGAATACGATCAACTCAAAAAGGACTTGAGCGACGAATAG
- a CDS encoding copper resistance protein B → MNRYIILILAFLSLPMVSFAEEMEDDPLLFSLMVDKLEMRTADDSNPVEWDASFWVGKDINKLMFKTEGEYHDQKLEEVEYQALYNRAISAFWDLHVGGRKDTYQEPGKPDRNWFAIGFEGVAPYNIEIDTALFLGEEGRSSLRFKAEYEILFTQRLVLVPEVEMDFYGTDDSETQTGSGLSETELGMRLKYEIKREFAPYIGVNWSRLWGQTADYAKDEGEDFDNIRFVTGVSFWF, encoded by the coding sequence ATGAATAGATACATTATACTCATCCTGGCATTTCTGAGCCTTCCCATGGTGTCGTTTGCCGAAGAAATGGAAGATGACCCACTGCTCTTTTCACTGATGGTGGACAAGCTCGAAATGCGCACCGCAGACGACAGCAATCCCGTTGAATGGGACGCCTCATTCTGGGTCGGCAAGGACATCAACAAACTCATGTTCAAGACCGAAGGGGAATACCACGACCAGAAACTGGAAGAGGTCGAATACCAGGCCCTCTACAACCGGGCTATCTCAGCTTTCTGGGACCTGCACGTCGGTGGGCGCAAGGACACCTATCAGGAGCCGGGCAAGCCGGATCGCAACTGGTTCGCCATAGGGTTTGAAGGAGTCGCACCGTACAACATTGAAATCGACACCGCGCTGTTCCTTGGAGAAGAAGGGAGAAGCTCGCTTCGCTTCAAGGCGGAGTACGAAATTCTGTTCACCCAGCGGCTCGTTCTGGTGCCGGAAGTGGAAATGGACTTCTACGGTACGGACGACTCGGAAACCCAGACCGGTTCAGGCTTGTCCGAAACCGAACTGGGGATGCGCCTCAAGTACGAGATAAAGAGGGAATTCGCCCCGTATATCGGCGTGAATTGGAGCAGGCTCTGGGGACAAACCGCCGACTACGCCAAGGATGAAGGAGAAGACTTCGACAATATTCGATTCGTGACAGGAGTCAGTTTCTGGTTCTAG
- a CDS encoding copper resistance system multicopper oxidase yields the protein MSRGFFSRRQFVKGLAVGGTMLGMGISPTALLASTSSTTQSPVLRGNKFDLSIAPMRVNFTGTERTATGINGSIPGPILRWKEGETVTLNVKNMLAEDSSIHWHGIILPENMDGVPGISFDGIKPGETYKYQFKLNQSGTYWYHSHSGFQEQTGMYGAIIVDPIEPDPFSYDRDYVLVLSDWSDEDPDNIYAKLKKLSHYYNFNERTAGDLFEEIQEKGLARTWNDRAMWNQMRMTDRDLSDVTGYTYTFLMNGQTPAQGWKGLFKRGEKVRLRVINGSAMTFFDFRIPGLKMTVVAADGQNIEPVSVDEFRIGVAETYDVIVEPKDDTAYCVFAQAIDRSGYARGTLTPDASLEADIPEMDPLPILGHRDMGMAMDMEGMDHGSGGHTMGNMESEPTMDHSQHQMPDQMPDQMDDMAMLGRAGFGSQEPIVHAPTEFGPHVDMRAEAPQMRLDDPGVGLRDNGRRVLTYADLRNLYHTPDMREPEREIQLHLTGNMSRYMWSINGVKYADAEPIQLKYNERVRITFVNDTMMNHPMHLHGMWSDLETGDPHAIPRKHTVIVQPGSKLSYLVTADAMGSWAFHCHLLYHMLGMFRKVTVS from the coding sequence ATGTCGCGAGGATTCTTCTCACGTCGTCAATTCGTCAAAGGACTCGCTGTTGGCGGCACCATGCTCGGCATGGGCATATCGCCCACAGCGCTGTTGGCATCGACCAGTTCGACAACGCAAAGCCCGGTCCTGAGAGGCAACAAGTTCGACCTTTCCATCGCCCCCATGCGCGTCAACTTCACCGGCACCGAACGGACAGCAACGGGTATCAATGGCTCGATTCCCGGCCCCATTCTCCGCTGGAAAGAGGGTGAAACAGTCACGCTCAACGTGAAAAACATGCTGGCCGAAGACAGCTCCATCCACTGGCACGGCATCATCCTGCCCGAGAACATGGACGGCGTTCCGGGCATCAGTTTCGACGGTATCAAGCCGGGAGAGACCTACAAGTACCAGTTCAAGCTCAATCAGAGCGGCACCTACTGGTACCACAGCCACTCGGGTTTTCAGGAACAGACCGGCATGTACGGTGCCATCATCGTCGACCCCATCGAGCCCGACCCATTCAGCTATGACCGGGATTATGTCCTCGTGCTTTCCGACTGGTCGGACGAAGACCCGGACAACATTTACGCCAAGCTCAAGAAGTTGAGCCACTACTACAACTTCAACGAGCGAACAGCAGGCGACCTCTTTGAGGAGATTCAGGAAAAAGGACTTGCCCGCACCTGGAACGACAGAGCCATGTGGAATCAGATGCGGATGACCGATCGCGACCTGTCTGATGTCACCGGCTATACCTACACCTTCCTGATGAATGGCCAGACACCTGCCCAAGGCTGGAAGGGCCTCTTCAAGCGAGGGGAAAAAGTCAGACTGCGGGTCATCAACGGCTCTGCCATGACGTTCTTTGATTTCCGCATTCCCGGCCTGAAAATGACGGTGGTCGCTGCCGACGGCCAGAACATCGAGCCGGTATCGGTCGATGAATTCCGCATCGGCGTTGCCGAGACCTATGATGTCATTGTCGAACCCAAGGACGACACCGCCTACTGCGTGTTCGCCCAGGCCATTGATCGCTCCGGGTATGCGAGAGGCACACTCACGCCGGACGCTTCCCTTGAAGCAGATATTCCTGAAATGGACCCGCTCCCCATCCTCGGCCACCGGGACATGGGCATGGCAATGGACATGGAAGGCATGGATCATGGAAGCGGCGGTCACACCATGGGCAACATGGAGTCAGAACCAACCATGGACCACTCCCAGCATCAGATGCCGGACCAGATGCCGGACCAGATGGACGACATGGCAATGCTTGGCCGGGCCGGATTCGGCAGTCAGGAGCCGATCGTTCACGCACCGACCGAGTTTGGTCCCCATGTGGACATGCGGGCCGAAGCACCGCAAATGCGACTTGACGATCCCGGAGTCGGACTCAGGGATAACGGCCGCCGGGTGTTGACCTACGCCGACCTGCGCAACCTGTACCATACGCCCGACATGCGCGAGCCGGAACGGGAAATCCAGCTCCACCTGACAGGCAATATGTCCCGCTACATGTGGTCCATCAATGGCGTGAAGTATGCCGATGCAGAGCCTATTCAGCTCAAGTATAATGAACGAGTGCGCATCACATTCGTCAACGACACCATGATGAACCACCCCATGCACCTGCACGGCATGTGGTCCGACCTCGAAACAGGCGACCCGCACGCCATCCCGCGGAAGCACACGGTCATCGTCCAGCCCGGCTCGAAGCTGAGCTATCTGGTCACCGCTGATGCCATGGGCAGTTGGGCTTTTCATTGCCATCTGCTCTACCACATGCTCGGCATGTTCCGAAAAGTCACTGTCAGCTAG
- a CDS encoding YeeE/YedE thiosulfate transporter family protein, translated as MTEIVIGILSGTVFGFVIQRVGATDPEEMALGHLMQDSRIPRFMLMAVIFAAIGLFALQAVGVGRTTILPLTIGGILVGGTLFGLGWGLAGYCPGTCWAAVGEGRMDAVFALIGGMAGTAAFAHLHAWIIPAVYAPTNMGQITMGDLFGGQLTGLIVEVAFLTVAIWLIGRLWRHGPETQ; from the coding sequence ATGACGGAAATAGTAATTGGCATTCTCTCCGGAACAGTATTCGGTTTCGTGATTCAGCGGGTCGGGGCCACTGATCCCGAGGAGATGGCTCTGGGCCATCTCATGCAGGATTCACGCATCCCCCGATTCATGCTCATGGCGGTCATCTTCGCAGCCATTGGCCTTTTTGCCCTGCAAGCGGTCGGCGTTGGACGCACGACCATCCTCCCCCTGACCATTGGCGGCATTCTGGTCGGTGGCACCCTGTTCGGTCTGGGCTGGGGATTGGCTGGATATTGCCCCGGCACATGCTGGGCCGCTGTTGGTGAAGGCCGCATGGATGCGGTTTTCGCGCTTATCGGTGGCATGGCCGGAACCGCGGCCTTCGCCCATCTGCATGCCTGGATCATTCCGGCCGTGTACGCTCCGACCAACATGGGGCAAATAACCATGGGCGACCTCTTCGGCGGCCAGTTGACCGGCCTTATCGTGGAAGTCGCCTTTCTAACTGTTGCAATTTGGCTGATAGGAAGGCTCTGGCGCCATGGTCCTGAAACACAGTAA
- a CDS encoding YeeE/YedE thiosulfate transporter family protein produces MQPTNTDPKRWPVVPAAAALAGIIVFIFASFGPPASSSGFVTTLKGLFLEIAPQYAAENPHYAALPGPGSWLMGFVLGMAAGGFIAAVTGGRQIRNVPQIWIRRFGPSPIKRYAATFIGGFLILFGARLAGGCTLGLFISGSTQLAISGLLFGAVIFATAMLAARMVYGKQGGKK; encoded by the coding sequence ATGCAACCCACTAATACCGATCCCAAACGATGGCCGGTGGTTCCGGCCGCCGCGGCTCTGGCTGGCATCATTGTTTTCATCTTTGCCAGCTTTGGCCCACCAGCTTCATCAAGTGGTTTTGTAACGACCCTCAAGGGGCTGTTTCTGGAAATAGCGCCACAATATGCTGCCGAGAATCCCCATTACGCAGCCCTTCCCGGCCCGGGTTCATGGCTCATGGGGTTTGTGCTCGGCATGGCTGCCGGTGGTTTTATTGCTGCCGTGACGGGTGGTCGCCAAATCAGAAACGTTCCGCAAATCTGGATACGCCGATTCGGGCCAAGCCCGATCAAACGATACGCGGCAACATTCATCGGCGGCTTCCTGATTCTGTTCGGCGCACGACTGGCCGGAGGCTGTACTTTGGGACTCTTCATATCAGGCAGTACCCAGTTGGCAATCAGCGGTCTGCTCTTCGGCGCAGTGATCTTTGCGACAGCGATGCTCGCTGCCCGAATGGTCTACGGCAAACAAGGCGGGAAAAAGTAA
- a CDS encoding sulfurtransferase, with protein sequence MSSNMIKRLVIAGLLILAGIWSVSSAPAEGGFANSNLLATPQWVSQNMTNEDVIIVDVREDKYVDNNVIPGAIHMPWRLFRKNDLLYGLGGVFVGLDEAQRILGDHGISRSDTVVLYDSVQRDGGATSSYVFWVLDLLGHKDVRILERGVDGWQDAGFTVDSTPAKREALLYQAPLSEVKVRKRISGSDIYQRLGDPYYQILDVRSEQEYLGEKPNTGLDGTVLKLGHIPTAFNIDYTLNWASPETKAIKSYNELANLYAGLDPSRGTVVYCHSGRRGSFGYFILRLMGFEDVMLYENSWFEWGAPDNFYPVETKANTPTRSYGLPSANAGSNKTRMTQPASSASSNSTGSKASGSNDGYISCGG encoded by the coding sequence ATGTCTTCAAACATGATCAAACGGCTCGTTATTGCCGGTTTGCTTATCCTGGCCGGTATCTGGAGCGTCAGTTCCGCTCCGGCCGAGGGAGGATTTGCAAACAGCAATTTGCTGGCCACTCCCCAGTGGGTATCCCAGAACATGACAAACGAAGATGTGATCATCGTTGATGTCCGGGAAGATAAATATGTAGATAACAACGTCATTCCCGGTGCTATCCACATGCCCTGGCGACTCTTCCGAAAAAACGACCTGCTCTACGGACTGGGCGGTGTTTTCGTGGGGTTGGACGAAGCACAACGAATATTGGGAGATCACGGCATTTCCCGCTCCGACACCGTGGTGTTGTATGATTCGGTGCAGCGCGATGGCGGCGCCACCAGTTCCTATGTGTTTTGGGTCCTCGACCTTCTCGGCCACAAGGATGTCCGCATTCTGGAACGCGGCGTTGATGGTTGGCAGGATGCCGGATTCACTGTGGACTCCACTCCGGCCAAGCGTGAGGCGCTACTGTATCAGGCACCTCTGAGCGAAGTGAAAGTCCGTAAGCGCATCAGCGGATCAGACATCTACCAGCGACTTGGCGACCCATACTATCAGATTCTGGATGTTCGTTCGGAGCAGGAATATCTCGGTGAAAAGCCCAACACCGGCCTGGACGGAACGGTCCTGAAGCTGGGCCATATCCCCACGGCGTTCAATATTGACTACACCCTCAACTGGGCATCACCGGAAACAAAAGCCATCAAATCGTATAACGAGCTTGCCAACCTGTACGCAGGCTTGGACCCGTCCCGCGGTACAGTGGTCTATTGCCACTCCGGTCGTCGTGGATCATTCGGGTACTTCATTCTACGACTGATGGGTTTTGAAGATGTCATGCTCTACGAGAACTCCTGGTTCGAGTGGGGGGCACCCGACAATTTCTACCCAGTGGAAACCAAGGCGAACACGCCTACTAGAAGCTACGGCCTACCCTCTGCCAATGCCGGGAGCAACAAGACACGGATGACCCAACCTGCAAGCAGCGCATCGAGCAATTCAACGGGCAGCAAGGCTTCCGGTTCCAATGACGGCTACATCTCTTGTGGAGGTTAA
- a CDS encoding nucleoside deaminase translates to MSIDSRTELSFTLEMPEWAVSALDELPEFLPTPEERMAAVIEFSRQNFLRNTGGPFAAGVFERESGRLVVIGVNRVMPHNCSSAHAEIMALSLAQKMLNNYDLGADGMPDHELVVNWRPCAMCFGAVLWSGVRSLVIAGDGPELEEITGFDEGPVSPDWREELNRRGISLTEDVLRDKALEAYREFAASQNTVYNARQGN, encoded by the coding sequence ATGAGCATAGATTCTCGAACAGAGTTGTCCTTTACCCTTGAGATGCCCGAGTGGGCCGTTTCCGCCCTCGACGAGTTGCCGGAGTTCCTGCCCACCCCGGAGGAACGTATGGCCGCGGTGATTGAATTTTCGCGTCAGAACTTCCTGCGCAACACCGGCGGTCCTTTTGCAGCCGGGGTGTTTGAGCGCGAATCCGGGCGGCTCGTGGTCATTGGCGTGAATCGGGTCATGCCACACAACTGCTCGTCGGCCCATGCCGAGATCATGGCATTGTCTTTGGCCCAGAAGATGCTCAACAATTACGATCTCGGTGCAGACGGGATGCCGGACCACGAACTGGTGGTCAACTGGCGGCCGTGCGCAATGTGTTTTGGCGCCGTGCTCTGGTCCGGAGTGCGTTCACTGGTCATTGCGGGTGACGGTCCGGAGTTGGAAGAAATCACCGGCTTTGATGAGGGGCCTGTCAGCCCGGACTGGCGTGAGGAGCTGAATCGTCGCGGTATTTCCCTGACCGAGGATGTACTGCGCGACAAAGCCCTCGAAGCGTACCGCGAGTTCGCAGCGTCGCAGAATACGGTTTACAACGCACGCCAGGGCAACTGA